A DNA window from Drosophila sechellia strain sech25 chromosome X, ASM438219v1, whole genome shotgun sequence contains the following coding sequences:
- the LOC6612256 gene encoding microtubule-associated protein futsch isoform X5: MEVECDLGDIQNEELLRKMWQQSEDSERKRQIRSHLYKLRESRLCNLYKHETDPMSEPNGNGHGNVNTLAGYAGKDPLATSHGDALLDQNFQSLKSKEVRDSTSPTHELRFHSMTLSQPNTTGWDVQTSSEVSPDGRAYRTETLAKTDGVEKLNGGGLAEFKGRNEQRSSASHQGDDKNFVKQASDSSKTQLQETVVFGDETSGRTEMKMSSTSTSSSSKVVSSSSTVEYGDEPRYLLDNQEKSHKQHQPHQPREWEQDQRRQEQRIQEQLQRQEQQIRQEQLQRQEEFQRQEQIQRQEQIQRQEQVQRQEQVQRQQERFTESREQSNSTRNVQTQQHYEENKRYVDMDKASPEYQRHVQHLMEQPGEIISNTVEYPKPNVKMITTVKRLPDGTIVKNKRYETEQLTPSQSHTTHKQTNNQTHNQTRNQVHNQRREQDEQDSQARDVVDNVTESQSFSSVKKSSRRFSTETTSETVEEYDDRGQPTSRVVQTAQTPSYAPPSHSPRQTPAKDFSTHGFPSVRPNKPTQEYPSQRPGIAGEEVVVVRSEKSRQVKQQTSSQRTIETEVVGDDYQEPQRSPQKLREAPTPSWEQPATRRQPVGEDFSTHGFPSVRTTTTSTRPDQPDGEVLHTSKTVSRNQSANRKTNTERIIETQVEHPTAPSHSTPRSGSPRRSQPRDDYTSSPRGPAGKPSQSRPSTTGGSTTTKTTTTSEPLTRRQLQKEREVDAAHRAFAASLRSSSPADSTTSVGSHHQTPRSSVSSNRTFRREMREGSHDSQAPSESSRISSTTVTRHTTGGNVTSNTIKTKTTKPVKTPSEPRSPTPKAGGSVTTTTTTITTKSSPSPAPASPTTAAPPTSAPASSAPPDNKLSQYTYTTTKPGDIFSLPPTTPPTINNEPTLTTTRNTTTTTTTTTSDNLQNHPKQSAIEPATDTDSQPIRKVKLSANEAKVVEEAPCVRRQYYQLGNEGENPETPESSGTPANKKPHQMRRPHDEPEPQLRRSSKSPSVETRQVQRETTFEGRRVSHPEDREISIDELILIEETSGVPGSPTVPSPRAQSPGKPATRSHSPEKLQPRATPRQSPEKEQPAFKQPHEVYTPSQPEKQFPRAQSAEKTPGWSQPQVSPRQSPEKQLPRAQSPEKGLAVRQPSVSPRQSPEKQVPDPQTRDQGPGLPRISPRQSPEKQLPKDVPQKTRQSPEKDLTSQQRREKEIFRSTITTTQKRTTNNLNEEFITNERDNQNQPLSERKPQVPANAEPNTKPSETIESPDGGFPSKSTEVEAQPEVKESPTYRKKGLTRRETFEDRCRQILGMEEDGDTQGTYTERPNNEQEDVNVSNTTIETIQVKIEDCPDDDEDDKPRRVTETYVVRTQPKIKVEEELFVDVTEAEDVEILVSPSKKSPKEGDSPKYPKGPETPNSPRKDQGIPSIPKKERSPVHSKKEETPRYPEEQDRYPKEPETSQYPKERPRNPKEDAETININEETTIVITKQGSKSPSPRWSPSPERRVPKNQQPPSPTASPSVSPVSGKKIPTEVESNFVTEKIIDCRGKTVVEKISQRPRTPSPTTPKKYSKPSQKIPERVPETESEPEKDSESETKKKTSVNGTKTETERRNSRTTKTKQPLPLKEPQSKVPAAKSPRKDSLTGRKRDSLVEETRTTTTTTTTRQGRKPSDTNGSPSIKDRLRSSPRKQKTSPQQTRTPTPAQTRNPEDDVDGDSSSPDASPTRVGNERRRSSNISVHTEIIIDHLAPKSPKTERRPQGGTGNVPSPIRKLPVTERKESAPVPRVTRRDKTEKVTRSTSENIIKMSGTKPHPEMSSLKPGGDRSRPSKCCTTKTINLSEQRINTATDIEGVIIDIQQAKSSREPSPDRIVPTPVPAELETGKPRYPDVVQEPDDEPRRKPQVTNIPIFEEESQTYVGCQISELHSSNGIEVDILDNPTVEAPKSLDYPVNTPDTDESLLSVHEKVSRFTHSAEKVKEPKVSAPFSREFDVNAKIPENDDCLLSINQKVDKFLRTAENVTRPSSLSSRPEIERPGLEEIDEELLRDDCTLSVSQKVHKFIDTAEKLAPTMPQKSPRLVANIERHISRQSEPERELDEESEPELDRDTDVEDDDQTSQLETEEEITQTVTKKETLKEFKQQTKETRETRRDPKAEPEKVQKKSPQTKPKEESARVPKYQAKVSQKVSQWEPKKQPQREPKVTQKETPWEPKKQPLSKLKDEPEKVNKREPKVPQKESQAKLKEEPERVNKKAPQKEPRKEPLRQSEEEPEFSPEEEFDDEPLPMTKTHTTAIEIKRQKDILSRPSVFGQRTPERKSSTTPSPTKLNGTRGRPSPSTNLITEEKRSYRNQVTNVSKPGTRKTTPSAYSPAQSPPPKATSISKRMEQISQQSWVVQDVDVDVEVVGPAPPSHISEKPQGKSPSPTSSRSPSRSPSRRTSTNLNTTSTTTTTTTEHPSTTKTTTPKPTPTNPSKDEPEITPIEYLTEKSITTTYTTNTTGRNVASRRNMFEPVHETQVDSEPTGRRPSYMDHTKSSLEHIRRDSLEINKSHYSRKSSMEDDSPVEPRNPNSSVKFDVPRKTSARGADEPRKTSLQGKDEDSDLELEIEEIFDLQRLEKLLETVASYEMRRRIRAQMRLIRKNMINAGTTTTITTITTSTAPGKSSPLPKRRDQSPAGAAEVKTKEVRTTTSRRQQQQRVEQVDSTTPTAPGKTSPHGKPPVKPRERSASPAQKRRISPQGKQAPGDRSTTTTTKVTNTSTTRGAPNKPAQGPIWADRSKVLKGHPTVPQTNGSTPRKGSTSSTTSSSGKFTRTMTSSSTTTSSSSTTNTRNKQREEDSITSSYGVGPTDENGLPLFGIRALKKKATPPAEEPCETKQEVTGYVIEEQFYSDNKSPPRHERKELIYSSNADELAAIKQQLQDEDDSSPPLLDARVVREFKKVESQQSLPEDARYVRRGSVKELSEKFIRKESSSSTHSTHSSIAQSLVRHEDETEDDSESNEVCSVIEAPQMRHNQSHTTSTTRSSNTRSFLDSSADQRQVTSVDDVLERMRNADNVEEPGDSTEDREARALLNKFLGASVIMQGVESMLPPTATGQRLNSQGVKTTRITNTYSKSGNSTSTTNNTSNTTNKVSSSSAPVTRTTCDIEEIWDEQVLKQLLEQASTYEERRKIRARLRELMAEREEQKNLKQAPKEEKEEEESSASEYEEIIEEVTDYSDEEEEVPPKKEEPKKEVTKKEVTKKEVTKQQEEIQQKAVKKVEKTETKTSQATESVSKKLAKVELASSSSSSTTDGVQVQAAQHKSSSSSEQRTETKSKDGGATVTTTTTKVTTRTVSGSAASKNISPLAKFKQLDKQAAAQQAQKSSPTTSTPTTPGGSAQPLFKFTDPALNARAATVKDQLLQWCKHKTQEYENVQINNFSSSWSDGLAFCALIHHFLPDAFDYTTLTKQTRRHNFELAFSVADEKAGIAPLLDVEDMVEMSRPDWKCVFVYVQSIYRRFRNCQ, from the exons ATGGAGGTGGAATGCGATCTGGGTGATATACAAAATGAGGAATTGCTGAGGAAAATG TGGCAGCAGTCCGAGGACAGCGAACGCAAGAGGCAGATCCGATCGCATCTCTATAAGCTGCGCGAGTCGCGACTTTGCAACCTCTATAAGCACGAAACCGACCCAATGTCGGAGCCCAACGGAAACGGACATGGCAACGTGAACACGCTGGCCGGTTACGCGGGCAAGGATCCGTTGGCCACCAGCCACGGCGATGCCCTGCTCGACCAGAACTTCCAGAGCCTCAAGTCCAAGGAGGTTCGCGACTCGACCAGTCCCACCCATGAGCTGCGTTTCCATTCGATGACGCTCAGCCAGCCGAATACCACCGGTTGGGATGTGCAGACCTCCTCGGAGGTCAGTCCCGATGGACGGGCCTATCGCACCGAAACTCTGGCCAAAACAGATG GCGTGGAGAAGCTCAATGGTGGTGGCCTGGCCGAGTTCAAAGGTCGAAACGAGCAGCGCTCGAGTGCCTCCCATCAGGGCGATGACAAGAACTTTGTGAAACAGGCCTCCGATAGCTCGAAGACCCAGCTCCAAGAGACGGTGGTCTTTGGGGACGAGACCAGTGGTCGCACCGAGATGAAGATGagctccacctccacctcgtCCTCATCCAAGGTGGTGTCTTCTTCGTCCACCGTGGAGTACGGCGATGAGCCGCGATATCTGCTGGATAACCAGGAGAAGTCACATAAGCAGCATCAGCCCCATCAGCCCCGCGAGTGGGAGCAGGATCAGAGGCGTCAAGAGCAGCGTATTcaggagcaactgcagcgcCAAGAGCAACAGATTCGCCAAGAGCAGCTGCAGCGCCAGGAGGAATTCCAGCGGCAGGAGCAAATCCAGCGTCAGGAGCAGATCCAGCGCCAGGAGCAGGTCCAGCGCCAGGAGCAAGTCCAAAGGCAGCAGGAGCGATTCACGGAGAGCCGCGAGCAAAGCAACAGCACCCGGAATGTCCAGACCCAACAGCACTACGAGGAGAACAAGCGCTATGTGGACATGGACAAGGCATCGCCGGAGTATCAACGACATGTCCAACATCTAATGGAGCAACCCGGCGAGATAATCTCCAATACGGTGGAGTATCCCAAGCCTAATGTCAAGATGATCACTACTGTTAAGCGTCTGCCGGACGGAACCATTGTGAAAAACAAGCGCTACGAGACGGAGCAACTTACTCCCAGTCAGAGCCATACAACGCACAAGCAGACCAACAACCAGACACACAATCAAACCCGTAACCAAGTCCACAATCAGCGCCGCGAGCAGGATGAGCAGGATAGCCAAGCTCGTGATGTAGTGGACAATGTGACGGAGTCGCAGAGCTTCTCCTCGGTGAAGAAGTCCAGCCGACGTTTCTCCACGGAAACCACCTCGGAGACCGTGGAGGAGTACGATGACCGTGGTCAGCCCACATCCAGGGTGGTGCAGACGGCACAGACACCCTCTTACGCCCCACCCTCCCATTCACCACGTCAGACGCCGGCCAAGGACTTCAGCACCCATGGTTTCCCCTCGGTGCGTCCGAATAAGCCCACTCAGGAATATCCCTCGCAAAGACCCGGCATTGCTGGCGAGGAGGTGGTTGTGGTACGTTCGGAAAAGAGTCGCCAAGTGAAGCAGCAGACCAGCTCACAGCGCACCATCGAAACGGAGGTTGTGGGCGATGATTACCAAGAGCCGCAGAGGTCCCCACAGAAGCTGAGGGAGGCACCAACACCCAGCTGGGAGCAGCCCGCCACCAGACGTCAGCCGGTGGGGGAGGATTTTAGCACTCATGGCTTTCCCTCGGTGCGTACAACCACCACAAGCACTCGTCCCGATCAACCCGATGGCGAGGTGTTGCACACGTCCAAGACGGTGAGTCGCAATCAGAGCGCCAATCGCAAGACGAACACGGAGCGGATCATTGAGACACAGGTTGAGCATCCCACTGCCCCATCGCACTCTACTCCGCGATCCGGAAGTCCACGTCGATCTCAGCCGCGGGACGATTACACCAGTTCGCCACGCGGACCAGCTGGCAAGCCGAGTCAATCGCGGCCCAGCACCACTGGAGGTAGCACCACCACCAAGACAACTACCACTTCGGAGCCGTTGACGCGGCGTCAGCTGCAAAAGGAGCGCGAGGTGGATGCCGCCCATCGGGCATTTGCCGCCTCGCTGCGAAGCAGTTCGCCGGCGGACAGCACCACCTCGGTGGGTTCACACCATCAGACGCCACGATCGAGCGTCTCCTCGAATCGCACCTTCCGTCGGGAAATGCGTGAGGGCTCCCATGACAGCCAGGCGCCATCGGAATCGAGCAGGATTAGCTCGACCACAGTGACTAGGCACACCACCGGTGGCAATGTCACTAGCAACACCATCAAGACCAAGACCACCAAGCCGGTGAAAACTCCCAGCGAGCCAAGGTCGCCCACCCCAAAGGCAGGAGGAAGTGTGACCACCACCACGACCACCATTACCACCAAGTCCAGTCCCAGTCCAGCACCAGCCTCACCCACAACCGCTGCACCACCCACCTCAGCACCAGCCAGTTCCGCACCACCAG ATAACAAGCTATCACAGTATACGTATACTACCACTAAGCCCGGCGATATATTCTCTCTGCCACCAACTACTCCTCCTACTATTAACAACGAACCAACACTAACCACCACCCGCaatacaacaacaaccaccaccaccaccacctccgaCAACCTCCAGAATCACCCGAAACAATCTGCAATCGAACCTGCTACCGATACCGACTCCCAGCCGATCCGCAAGGTGAAGCTGAGCGCTAATGAGGCAAAGGTGGTGGAAGAGGCACCCTGTGTGCGGCGTCAATATTACCAGCTGGGAAATGAGGGGGAAAACCCCGAGACGCCCGAGAGCTCAGGGACCCCTG CCAACAAGAAGCCCCACCAAATGAGGAGGCCCCACGACGAACCGGAGCCACAGCTGAGGCGTAGCTCCAAGTCGCCCAGTGTGGAGACACGTCAGGTGCAGCGGGAAACTACATTTGAGGGTCGTCGCGTCTCCCATCCGGAGGATCGGGAGATCTCGATCGACGAGCTGATTCTTATCGAAGAGACGAGTGGAGTTCCTGGTTCGCCCACAGTTCCATCACCTAGGGCTCAAAGTCCTGGAAAACCAGCGACTAGGTCCCACAGTCCCGAGAAACTACAGCCTAGGGCAACTCCCAGACAAAGTCCTGAGAAGGAGCAGCCGGCCTTTAAGCAACCACATGAGGTGTACACGCCTAGCCAACCTGAAAAGCAGTTTCCCCGTGCTCAGAGTGCCGAGAAGACTCCTGGATGGAGCCAACCCCAAGTCTCACCTCGTCAAAGTCCCGAAAAGCAATTGCCCCGAGCCCAGAGCCCCGAAAAGGGTCTAGCAGTAAGGCAACCAAGTGTTTCTCCCCGTCAAAGTCCCGAGAAGCAAGTACCCGACCCTCAGACCCGCGATCAAGGTCCTGGTCTTCCCCGTATTTCACCTCGCCAAAGTCCTGAGAAGCAGTTGCCCAAGGATGTTCCCCAGAAGACGCGCCAAAGCCCGGAGAAGGATCTAACCAGCCAGCAAAGACGGGAGAAGGAAATATTCCGCAGCACCATTACCACTACACAGAAACGAACCACAAACAATCTAAACGAAGAATTTATAACGAACGAACGAGATAACCAGAATCAGCCCCTTTCCGAAAGGAAACCACAGGTCCCAGCTAATGCTGAACCTAACACCAAGCCGTCTGAAACGATTGAAAGTCCAGATGGTGGATTTCCTTCCAAGTCCACTGAAGTTGAGGCTCAGCCCGAAGTAAAGGAGTCACCCACCTACCGCAAAAAGGGCTTGACTCGTCGTGAGACCTTCGAGGATCGCTGTCGCCAGATTTTGGGTATGGAGGAAGATGGCGATACTCAGGGAACTTATACTGAGCGACCGAATAACGAACAGGAGGATGTAAATGTTTCCAACACAACCATAGAAACCATTCAAGTTAAGATCGAGGATTGCCCCGATGATGACGAAGATGATAAGCCACGTCGTGTGACTGAGACATATGTGGTGCGCACGCAACCTAAGATTaaggtggaggaggagctcTTTGTGGATGTGACCGAAGCAGAGGATGTGGAGATTCTGGTTAGTCCATCGAAAAAGTCACCCAAGGAAGGGGATAGTCCTAAATATCCAAAGGGACCAGAAACTCCCAATTCTCCCAGAAAGGATCAAGGGATTCCCAGCATTCCGAAGAAGGAACGGAGTCCTGTTCATTCCAAGAAAGAAGAAACTCCAAGGTATCCTGAGGAACAAGATAGGTATCCAAAAGAACCAGAAACTTCTCAATATCCCAAGGAGAGACCTCGCAATCCAAAGGAGGATGCCGAGACAATCAATATTAATGAAGAGACCACCATTGTCATTACCAAACAGGGATCAAAGTCTCCCTCTCCCAGGTGGTCTCCTTCTCCTGAACGTAGAGTTCCTAAGAATCAACAGCCTCCTTCTCCTACGGCATCGCCATCAGTATCTCCCGTTTCTGGAAAAAAGATTCCCACCGAAGTGGAATCAAACTTTGTGACCGAAAAGATCATCGATTGCAGGGGAAAAACCGTTGTAGAGAAAATCAGCCAGAGACCGCGTACTCCAAGTCCAACTACTCCCAAAAAGTATTCGAAGCCATCGCAAAAGATTCCAGAGAGAGTACCCGAAACTGAATCGGAGCCAGAAAAGGATTCAGAATCGGAGACCAAGAAGAAGACCAGTGTAAATGGCACAAAAACTGAAACCGAACGTCGCAATTCACGCACCACAAAAACCAAGCAGCCACTGCCGCTCAAAGAACCACAATCAAAGGTCCCAGCTGCGAAGAGTCCTCGCAAGGATTCCCTGACGGGTCGCAAGCGGGATAGTCTGGTGGAGGAGACTCGTACCACTACAACGACCACAACCACTCGGCAGGGTCGCAAGCCCAGCGATACGAATGGTTCGCCTTCGATTAAGGATCGTCTTCGCTCTTCGCCGCGAAAGCAAAAAACTTCTCCCCAACAGACCCGAACGCCCACTCCGGCACAAACGCGCAACCCAGAAGATGACGTAGATGGAGACTCCTCTTCCCCAGATGCCAGTCCCACTAGGGTGGGTAACGAACGTCGCCGATCTAGCAATATTTCCGTGCACACCGAGATCATCATAGATCACCTGGCGCCTAAATCACCGAAAACGGAGAGGCGACCCCAAGGTGGCACCGGAAACGTACCCAGTCCGATTAGAAAGCTTCCGGTAACGGAGCGCAAGGAATCAGCACCTGTGCCCCGAGTGACTCGACGCGATAAAACCGAAAAGGTTACGCGCTCCACCAGCGAGAATATCATTAAGATGAGCGGTACTAAGCCTCATCCTGAGATGAGTAGCCTTAAGCCAGGTGGAGATAGGAGCCGACCCAGCAAGTGCTGCACCACTAAGACGATCAATCTGAGCGAGCAGCGCATCAACACGGCCACTGATATAGAGGGCGTGATCATCGATATCCAGCAGGCAAAGAGCTCTAGAGAGCCATCTCCGGATAGGATTGTGCCAACTCCCGTGCCCGCTGAACTGGAAACGGGAAAGCCGCGCTATCCGGATGTTGTACAAGAGCCCGATGATGAGCCGCGTCGCAAGCCACAGGTCACAAATATTCCGATTTTCGAAGAAGAATCTCAAACCTATGTTGGGTGTCAAATTTCCGAGTTGCATAGCTCAAATGGCATAGAGGTTGATATTCTGGATAATCCCACTGTCGAGGCTCCCAAGAGCCTGGACTATCCCGTAAATACTCCCGATACGGACGAGAGCCTGTTGAGTGTGCACGAGAAGGTCTCTCGATTCACTCACTCAGCCGAGAAGGTTAAGGAGCCAAAGGTCTCCGCACCATTTAGCAGGGAATTTGATGTGAACGCCAAGATCCCTGAAAATGACGATTGCCTGCTTAGCATCAATCAGAAGGTAGATAAATTCTTGCGCACTGCCGAGAATGTTACCAGGCCTTCGTCACTCTCTTCTCGACCTGAGATCGAGCGTCCAGGATTGGAGGAGATAGACGAGGAGCTTCTGCGCGACGATTGTACCCTGAGTGTCTCCCAGAAAGTTCACAAGTTCATCGACACAGCCGAGAAGTTAGCGCCCACCATGCCACAGAAGTCACCACGTTTGGTAGCCAACATTGAGCGCCATATTTCCCGACAGAGCGAGCCAGAGCGCGAGCTGGATGAGGAGTCAGAACCAGAGCTAGATCGGGACACAGATGtggaggacgacgatcagACTAGCCAACTCGAGACGGAGGAAGAGATCACCCAAACTGTGACTAAGAAGGAAACCCTAAAGGAATTCAAGCAACAAACTAAGGAAACCAGAGAGACACGTCGGGATCCCAAGGCCGAACCGGAAAAGGTTCAGAAGAAATCACCTCAAACTAAGCCCAAAGAAGAATCTGCAAGGGTGCCCAAGTATCAGGCAAAGGTTTCACAAAAAGTGTCACAATGGGAGCCTAAAAAGCAACCTCAAAGGGAGCCAAAGGTGACTCAAAAGGAAACCCCATGGGAACCCAAGAAACAACCCCTTTCGAAGCTTAAAGATGAACCTGAAAAGGTGAACAAAAGGGAACCAAAGGTGCCCCAAAAGGAATCTCAAGCCAAACTCAAAGAGGAACCAGAAAGGGTGAACAAAAAGGCACCCCAGAAGGAACCACGCAAGGAACCACTGAGACAATCCGAAGAAGAGCCGGAGTTCTCCCCCGAAGAAGAATTCGATGATGAACCTCTGCCAATGACCAAGACACACACCACAGCTATTGAAATTAAGCGTCAGAAGGATATCCTTAGCCGCCCGTCTGTATTTGGCCAGCGCACGCCGGAACGCAAGTCCAGCACTACGCCATCGCCAACTAAATTAAATGGAACTCGTGGCCGACCTAGTCCCAGCACCAACTTGATAACCGAAGAGAAGAGATCGTACAGAAATCAGGTGACCAATGTGAGCAAGCCGGGAACCAGAAAAACCACTCCCTCGGCCTATTCCCCAGCCCAATCGCCACCACCCAAGGCCACCAGCATTTCCAAACGAATGGAGCAAATCAGTCAGCAGTCATGGGTAGTTCAagatgtggatgtggacgtAGAGGTGGTGGGACCTGCGCCACCTTCCCACATCAGCGAGAAGCCGCAAGGAAAGAGCCCATCCCCAACGTCATCGCGATCTCCCTCCCGATCGCCCAGTAGACGCACCTCCACCAATTTGAACACGACCTccacaaccaccaccaccaccactgaGCACCCGAGCACCACCAAGACAACTACCCCAAAACCGACTCCAACTAACCCATCCAAAGACGAACCCGAAATCACACCCATTGAATACCTTACAGAAAAGAGCATCACCACCACTTACACGACGAACACCACTGGACGAAATGTGGCTAGCCGCAGGAATATGTTTGAACCAGTCCATGAAACACAGGTGGATTCCGAGCCAACTGGTCGTCGTCCCTCGTACATGGATCACACAAAGAGTTCACTTGAGCACATTCGACGCGATTCGCTGGAGATCAATAAGAGCCACTATTCCAGAAAGTCCTCTATGGAGGATGACTCTCCTGTGGAGCCACGCAATCCCAACTCATCCGTGAAATTCGATGTGCCAAGAAAGACTTCGGCAAGAGGTGCAGATGAGCCACGAAAGACTTCGTTGCAGGGTAAGGATGAGGACTCCGATTTGGAGCTGGAGATCGAGGAAATTTTCGATCTGCAGCGACTGGAGAAGCTATTGGAAACAGTTGCCAGCTACGAAATGCGTCGCCGCATTCGTGCACAAATGCGTCTTATACGCAAGAATATGATCAATGCGGGTACAACTACCACCATCACGACCATAACCACGAGCACAGCTCCGGGCAAGAGTTCACCCCTACCCAAGAGGCGAGATCAGAGTCCTGCGGGCGCTGCTGAAGTAAAGACCAAGGAAGTGCGCACCACCACAAGTCGccgccagcaacaacagcgagTGGAACAGGTGGACAGTACAACTCCAACAGCTCCGGGAAAAACCTCGCCGCACGGTAAGCCGCCAGTGAAGCCGAGGGAAAGAAGTGCCAGTCCCGCGCAGAAGCGCCGCATTAGTCCGCAAGGAAAGCAAGCGCCCGGAGACAGGAGCACCACCACAACCACTAAGGTCACCAACACAAGCACCACCCGCGGTGCTCCCAACAAGCCAGCTCAAGGACCCATTTGGGCAGATCGCTCGAAAGTGCTGAAGGGCCATCCCACCGTTCCCCAAACGAATGGAAGCACTCCCCGAAAAGGATCCACTTCTAGTACCACTTCGAGCAGTGGCAAGTTCACTCGCACAATGACCAGTTCCAGCACCACGACTAGctccagcagcaccaccaacaCGCGCAACAAGCAGCGCGAAGAGGACTCGATCACCTCCAGCTATGGTGTGGGTCCAACGGACGAGAACGGACTGCCGCTCTTCGGAATCCGGGCGCTCAAGAAGAAGGCGACGCCACCGGCAGAGGAACCATGTGAGACCAAGCAAG AAGTCACAGGTTATGTGATCGAGGAGCAGTTCTACTCGGATAATAAGTCGCCGCCTCGTCACGAGCGCAAGGAACTCATCTACTCAAGCAATGCGGACGAACTGGCCGCCATAAAACAGCAGCTTCAGGATGAGGACGATAGTTCACCACCGCTATTGGATGCCCGCGTGGTGCGTGAGTTCAAGAAGGTGGAGTCACAGCAATCGCTTCCCGAGGATGCCCGTTATGTGCGTCGCGGATCGGTGAAGGAGCTTAGCGAGAAGTTCATTCGCAAGGAATCCTCCTCATCCACCCATTCGACCCACTCTTCGATCGCCCAATCGCTGGTGAGGCATGAGGATGAGACCGAGGATGATAGCGAATCCAATGAGGTTTGCAGCGTGATCGAGGCACCACAGATGCGCCACAATCAGAGTCACACCACTAGCACCACTCGATCCAGCAACACTCGATCATTCCTTGACAGCAGTGCCGATCAGCGCCAGGTGACCAGTGTGGACGATGTCCTCGAGCGCATGCGCAATGCGGATAATG TCGAGGAACCCGGAGATTCTACCGAGGATCGCGAGGCCCGTGCTTTGCTCAACAAATTCCTGGGAGCCAGTGTCATTATGCAGGGCGTGGAGAGCATGTTGCCACCCACCGCCACGGGTCAGCGTCTAAATAGTCAAGGC GTGAAGACCACGCGGATAACCAACACCTACAGCAAGTCCGGCAAtagcaccagcaccaccaatAACACCAGCAACACCACCAACAAGGTCAGCAGCTCCTCAGCACCAGTTACACGTACAACTTGTGACATTGAGGAGATTTGGGACGAGCAAGTGCTCAAGCAATTG CTGGAACAGGCGTCCACCTACGAGGAGCGTCGCAAGATCCGTGCACGTCTACGCGAACTTATGGCGGAACGCGAAG AGCAAAAGAATTTAAAGCAGGCGCCGAAGGAGGAAAAGGAAGAGGAGGAAAGCAGCGCCAGCGAGTATGAGGAGATCATCGAGGAGGTAACCGACTACAgtgacgaggaggaggaagttCCGCCCAAAAAGGAGGAGCCCAAGAAAGAGGTCACCAAGAAGGAGGTGACCAAAAAAGAGGTCACCAAACAACAAGAGGAAATCCAACAGAAAGCGGTGAAAAAGGTGGAAAAGACGGAGACCAAGACTAGCCAAGCCACCGAAAGTGTTAGCAAAAAGTTGGCCAAAGTTGAGCTCGCCAGTAGCAGCAGCTCCTCGACCACAGACGGTGTTCAGGTTCAGG